In the genome of Nostoc sp. C052, the window GCTTATCCCCTGCCAAGGCTTTGTATAATACCCCCAATTCTTTAATTAGCACTCCAATTGACCAGCCATCGGCAACTATGTGATGTAGATTTAGCAGCAGGAGATATTCTGCTTCATCCAGTTGCAGTAGCTTTACTCGCAGTAATGGCCCAGTGGTGAGATTGAAAGGATGTTGAGCCTCTTGGGTTACGATTTGCTGCACTTGTGTGTCGCGTTCTGGGCTGTCTAAATTGCGTAGGTCTATTAAGGGAAGAGGTATGGTTAAGCTAGGTGCGATCGCCTGTATTGGTTGCTGCTCTACCATAACAAACCTAGTACGTAACGTTTCGTGGCGACGTACAATTTCGTTGAATGTCTGCTTTAAGGCGGTGAAGTTGAGGGAACCTGTCAGGTGAAGTGCTGTTGACACGTTGTAAAATGGATTCCCCGGTGCTAACTGGTCGAGAAACCACAATCGCTGCTGGGCGAAAGAAGTGGGAAAAACGAAAACCTCTGCTTCCTTAGAAAAATTAAGTTTTTCATCATCTGTGAGACTACTGTAAATATACTGGCTCATAAGTGAATGGCAAACAGTTGTGATGGAATTTGTGGAAACTTTTTCTCAGGTCATCTTGTTGTCAATGCTTCGATAGGAGTTTAGCTTTGAAGAACTAATGGTTCTCGGATCAGTAAATCGGTTATCAGTGACGCCCATTTCAGAAGCAGGGGAGGAGAAAGATTTTGGCAATGAAAATTTCTTAAATGCCCGCTTAAAATAGAGACAGTTCTTCTGATGATACATTTCCCCTCCATCGCATATCAAACTGAGGTGACAAGCTGTACATAAGCCCAGATTTTTTGCTTGTGAGAAATCCGGGATAAGGTTGCCATTGCGGCAAACTTTTACTTTAAGTCACAGAAAAATAAGCATTCCAGCTTTTTAGGGCGGCCACATTATCCTTTAATTCCGGCCATCTTTTCCTTTAAGTGACATTCTTCATGCACCGAACTAAAACGTTATAGCTATTTTATAAACAATGTGACAACTATGTTATTGATAGTTTTCACAAGAAATATTTTGTTGGTAAAAATATGACTCAATTATGGCTGTGAGTTGCCTTTATTGGCATGATTATTTTGGATTAATTCGTAATGAGCTACGCCCCATTACGCTCTAAGCGTAGCTATGCCGGAGGCTTTACGTAATTCATAATTAAATTTTTTGTTTATGTAGCTTGCATTTTTTCACTTTGGGGTTTTGATAGTGCTTGTAATTCTTCCCAACTGTAATGAAGAGGTAATTCAGTTGGTTTGCGATCAGCGCCTAATCCCAAACTAATAGTCGGCTGAAGTTCTTCAATAAATTCTTCTGCATAAACAACCAGTTCATTGGCTGCAACTCCAAGTGCGATCGCACCCGCAACTCCACCAATCGCAGCACCAACTTTACCACCAATCGATCGACCTAGTGCGGCTCCAGCAATCCCACCTCCTACAACTCCCAATCCCGTCGTAATAAGATGAGTATTAGAGGATGATGTTTCTCTTGAGTTTTGATTTTGCGTTTCTAAATTAGTCTGTTGATCGTTCATAAATTTGTCCATCCTAGAAATAATAAACTTTCTACTTCAAACGTTCAGCTAGATGAGCGCCTACGCGCAAAGCATTTGCCATAATTGTGAGTGTTGGGTTAGCACCGGAATTTGACGGAAAGAAACTACTATCTACCACATAGAGATTATCGACATCATGAGTACGGCAATTGATGTCAAGAACTGAGGTTTTGGGATCTGTGCCAAATCGACAACTACCACATTGATGAGCAACTGCTTGTTCAGGTAGCTGAGTGCGTGGATAAAGGCTAAATGGTAGGACGCTTTTAGCAGAGTGCGGGATTGACTTGAGTACAGATGTCCATCGGTGAATTAAGCGATCGCTTGCTTCGGTATTATTCAATGTATAGTCAACATGAATCTTGTCGCCCACCACCCGAATCCGATTATTTGGATCTGGTAAATCTTCTGTCTGCAACCACCAGCCAACCGATCGCTCGGCCAGCAAATGGCGCTCAAAATGAGGAATCAGCTTCACAAATGGAGCCATCAGTGGGGGCGCTTCTGCGGGAATCATATCAGCTAGGACATTACCTGTATTCTGTACCATGCCCATCGGATAAGGGAAATCCGGCTCTCCCCAGTAAAAATCATTGACGGCGATGGTTTTTTGAAAGTTGGCGTGATTCACCTCTAGATGTATGGAAACTATGGCTGTTTCCAGTTGTTTCATGAAATTCCGGCCCACCTGATCGGAACTATTGGCTAATCCGTTGGAATGTTTGTCATTAGTAGAGCGCAATAGCAAAGCGGCTGAGTTGACAGAACCACAGGCAACAACCACAATATTGCTTGTGAACCAATGTTGCTCTCCTCTAATTTCAGTTTCTACCTTCGTTACTTCTCGCCCCGACTCACTGGTATGCAGCCGCAAGACTTTGGCATTAGTTAAAAGAGTAACATTGGTATACTTTTCATGAGTCGGACGAATGGCGTTGACTTCAGCATCGGCTTTTGCCTGTACCAGACAGGGGTATCCATCAAAAGTATCGCAGCGAATGCAGGGGCTATTTAGGCGATCGCTTTCATTCAGCTTTAATCCTAGTGGTAGGTGAAATGGGTAGTAACCCAGTTCCCGAATGCCATCAGCAAGAGACTGCATATCTGGCTCATGGCTGACTGGCGGATAGGGATATGGTTCGCTGCGAGGTGGTTCGGTGGGGTCTTCTCCTTGCTGACCATGCACGTCATATAGCTTTTCTGCTTGTGTGTAGTATGGCTCAAGGTCTTGATACTTCAAAGGCCATTCTGGAGAAATTCCTCCTTTATGAATTACCCTTTCAAAATCTCGCTCTCGGAATCGAATTAGGGCTGCACCGTAGAGTTTGGTATTGCCACCAACCCAGTAGCCTGTCTGAGGATTAAAGGCTTTGCCTTCCTTGTTATACCATTGCTCATTAGTATGGTAACGATGTTTTTGATAGACTTCCTCTGGATTCCAGTTAGCTTTCTCTCTCGGTAAAAAGTCGCCTCTTTCCAGTACGAGAATTTTTTTACCTGTGGGTGCAAGGCGGTGAGCTAATGTACCTCCACCGGCTCCTGTACCGATAATGATGATGTCGTAGTGTTCTGTGATGTTCGTCATATTTTGACTTTTGTGTACTAGTATCGCGTTAATTCTGAGAGATTTGAGGAACGAACCGCAAAGTACGCAAAGTACACGTTCGCAAAGCGTCTAGTAGAGAAGAAAGAAAGAATCGATGCTCTAGATCCACGGAAGTTGTCAATAATCCTGGGAAAACTTTTTATCCTATGGTGTACTTTTGTTACATAGACTTGCACCTTTGATGCATCGACTTGCAAAAGTTAAACCGCTTGATGTTATGCAGTAACTTTACAAGCCAAGGAGTTTAGTCCTTACTACGAACTTATTCATCCATTGATGGACTACTAGTTTTTTTTAATTTGCTTTGCTTACAAAGTTGCAACTGAGCCACCATCTACTCGATAGTTGGAACCAACTACAAAGCTTGATTGCTCAGAACAAAGAAAGGCAATTACAGCTGCGACTTCTTCGGGTTTGCCACGTCGTTTAAGTTCAATGTGAGGGCGATCTTCATCAAGGAAACTGTCAATTGCCTCATCAAAGCTAACACCTAGCTCTTTTGATCGCTTTTCCATCATTGCGTCAGTCATTGGTGTGGCGATATAGGCGGGAGAAACTGCATTTACCAGCACGCCATCTTTTGCATAAGCTTTAGATAAATTTTTTGCAAGATTCAGCACTGCTGCTTTGCAAGCAGAGTAAGGTATTTCTTCTGGGTAAGGCTGTAGTGCATCTTCCGAACTGATGAGAACAACTCTGCCCCAACCACTTTTACGCATCGCCCCAATAAAAGCGCGACAGGTGCGTACCACCGCCATCAAGTCAACCTCAATTGTTTTGTACCACTCCTCATCACTCAGTTCGAGGAAATCTCCCGTAGCACCTGTAATTCCTGCTGCATGAACAAGAATGTCAACGGTTCCGAAGCGCTTCAGAATTTGCTCTTTAGCAAATTCGACTTCTTCAGGTTTAGTGAGATCCGCTTGAACTGTAAATATTTCTCCAAACTTTCTTAACTCTTGGGCCGCAAGTTCAAGATTTTCGGAAGTTTTATCGAGAATAGTAACCTTTACACCTTCATGGGCGAGTAGCTTCGCTGTCGCTTTACCAATGCCGGAATCACCTCCAGTAATTACAGCGATTTTCCCTTTAATACCAAGATCCATAAGCTCTAGCTTCTCTATTTCTTAATTAAGAACAATTTATGCAAAGCTGATTAATTGAGAAATATTCAGATAGTTTTTGCTTGCACGCTTTACTTTATGTCACAAACTTTGATTTTTTCAACTCATCAATGGTATATCCCTAAAATGATAAGTTCAGCCTTTAGGCATACAGCAATCCTATTTGAGTTATGGAAATTATTGAACCATTCAGAACGCCAACAAGAGAAGAAACTCTATAACTGCTATGAGTAACCTTTAACAACACCAATCTAAAATTTTAGACTCTATCCAATGGCACAATTTTCATTTATGCCTAAAGAAAGGCTAAGATTTCATTCCAATTTCATTTATGTTTATATATGATGTAAATCATACATATTTGATATTTATAAAAACTAAATTTGTATTAACTTGAACCTGCCATTTATCGCGAGTAACCAAGTTAAATAACAGGAGATTCCTATGGCTGAAGCCATTGAGATTGATGACGAGCGCCTCCTTGCTATTGTATGCCCCGGTGCTTCACTCCAGCAGCTAGCCAATGGTGCCGTTCATAGCGAGGGGCCTGTTTACTTCCACGAAGATGATAGCGTGGTGTGGAGTGATGCTCACGGCAACTGCCTGTTACGCTGGAGTTCTACCGATGGTGTAAGTGTCTTGCGATCGCCATCTGATTATCAAAGCGGCAATTACCGCGATTTAGAAGGTCGTCTAGTTGCGTGTTCCTCCGGTCTGCGTGCTATTATCCGACGCGAACATGATGGTGAATGGAAGGTTTTAGTCGGTTGCTACCAAGGTAAACGCCTGAATAGTCCAAATGATTTGGTAGTCAAAAGTGACGGCACAATTTGGTTCACCGATCCGCCTTATGGGATTACCGAACCAAACCAAGGTTACGGGGGCGAACAAGAACAACCCGGAAGTTACGTCTATCGCTTTGACCCGGTAACTGGTGAGATTTATCCTGTAGTAACAGACATGGTGCGCCCGAATGGGTTGGCTTTCAGTCCAGACGAAAGCCTTTTATATGTTTCAGATACAGCTGCCTTTAATATTCCTGGGGGCCCTCATCATATTCGCGTCTATGAGGTTGTAGACGTAGGCGTAGCCCGTCGTAGACATCGCTATCTAAAAAATGGCCGCGTGTTTGCAGTCATCGATCCAGGACAACCCGATGGACTGCGGGTTGACGAAAATGGTAATGTTTTTACGAGTTCTGAAGATAGCGTGCAGATATATGCCCCCGACGGAACTCGCTTAGGAAAGATTTTTGTACCGGAGACATCTGCTAATCTGACTTTCGGCGGTAAGGAAAGTGATCGCCTATTCATCACAGCCGGTCATTCTTTATATGTTATCGACCTTAATTACGAATTACGAACTACGTTAGCGTAGCGGGGCGTAGCCCATTACGAATTACTTTAATACCCGTGGTGTACAATTATGATTTATCAATTTGGGCTGGGTGTAGCGCTCGCTTTTTTCCTCGCTGCATTTAATTTCCCACAGCTAAGTCCACAGTTGTTAAGTTCGCTTTCTCCTGTGTATGCTGACGGATTTCCTGGATTAGTGCTTTTATTTCTCAGAGTTAGCCTTGGCTGGTTGTTTATACTACACGGTTATCCCAAAATAACCCATCTTCAAGAATGGGCTGAGTCTCTAAAAACGCCTGTCTTTCTGTGCTTTTTATCAGCTGCATCAATGTTAGGCGGCGGAATTTTTCTGATTATTGGATTCCTGACACTCTTAGCAACTTTGCCCATTCTCTGCTCAATGATTTTTGCGATATATTTGCACATCTCTGGAAGTAAGCCTTTTATAGCTCAAGATCCATACTTAATTCCTGAAGAACAGTATCAGGGTGCTTTAGGACAAGGCGAACCGCCGAGTTGGGAAAAGGCTTTTATGTATTGCGTTATGTTGATTGCGATCGCGGTTTTAGGCCCTGGTTCATATTCGCTAGATGCTTTAATTTTTGGACGTTGAATCATCAATCATAAAAACTGGATCGTGAATTTTGCCTTTATTCTGCTATTAGCAATATTGCGTGTCCATCAGGATCTTTAACTAAACAACCCTGTCTGTAAGGAAATGAGCGATCACTAAACTGTACAATCCGCGACGATACAAACTGAACTCCGTTACGCCGTAGCTTATCCACTAACTGCTCAAGATTATTTACAACTAGCTCAATTTGGATATGTGCAATATCGCAACTTTTCCAGTCACTCGGCATTGGGCGGCCTTTTCCAGGCACAATATAGTCTAACAGTTCAATTCCCACACCATCTTCAACAGGTCGCAGTGCTGTAATTTTGACTTCGGCTCCTGGTAAATGATCCAAGCGAGATTGGGTTGCACGCCAGTTAAGACTGCGGCTATCAATTTGCATTCCCAAGAGGTCGCGGTAAAAGTGTAGACTCTGCTCGGTATTAGAAATAGCGTAGGCGTAGTCCGTCGTAGACATCGCACTATGATCAATTCCCAAAAACAAGCGATGGTTTTTCTGATGCCATTTATCTTGTCCTTTATCAGGCGGAAACCAAATTAACTCTAAATCATGACCATCAGGGTCTTTAAATTTGAAGGCGCGGACACCACCAGATGTTTCATTACCAGGTAGTATTGTCTGGGGAGCAATGGAAATTGGTTCAATAGGAAATGAACGCAAGTGAGCATAAGCGCGATCCATATCACTGACTACAATTGCGAAATGTTGAAACCACAGGTCATTACTTTGTGAATCGCTAGGAATGGGTTTACCCTGAATGTTTAGATACTCCATCAACTCAATAAATTCATCTCCAAGTCGCAAAGTAACAATGCGAATTTTTGCTCCAGCTACGCCTTCTAAGTCGCTGTAATCCTGTCCTTCAACAGTGATATCAGAAACTAGTTCAAAGAAAAGTGCTTGTATGTAGAAATCTAAGGAGCTATCGCAGTTTGTCACTGTTAATCCAATAGCCCTAACTCTTTGCACCTGTATATCGGTTTGACAAGACATATTCAATAGCCTCAGTACTTATAATTAATGTTCTATTAAAGGAGATTAAGTCTAGATAAAAGCTTTTTTCTAGCCCCCACTACTTATTTACTTTTCTTCTTGTCTACGAATATTTATAATAATTTTATCGAACAGAATTCAGGAGTCAGGAGTCAGAATTCAGAATGAATTTTGACCGAAAAAGCGGATGAATAATCGGGTTTAAGACCCCCACCAAATTGAAAATTTGGTGGTCTTCTCCCAAGGGGAGACGCCAAAGGCGAACAATCAGTCGCGGGTCTGAATCCCCGACTGATTTATTCTGACTTCTGAATTCTGAATTCTTCTTCAACGCAACTCAACCCTGGGAATATATTAGTAAATACGTAATAGGAAAAAGGGCTTATTGTTTGTATATGACTTCGCAAAAATCCAAGAAATATTATTCTTGCACAAATCAATAATAAAAAAACATTATAAAATTTATCTCCAGCTTAAGAAAGACATTCAACTGACTTCATCCTTTAAAGATCTCATCCAATAATGAAATTGATATGAAATTATTCTAGTTCTTTTGATAGAGATATTTATTATTCCAATGGCTAGAAGCTTTTATTCTTGTAAACCTCTAGAGTGATGCCAGAATCAAAAAAATAGCTCTAAAAAATTAAATACACATCATCTATCCTCAAACTTTGCAAGTGAAAACCTATAGCAAAAATTCTGAAAAAACATTATGAGTTATTTCCCTTATATGCTTAAAGGTCAAAAAGCACTTGTGACAGGTGGTAGTTCTGGGATTGGTGAAGCGATCGCTCGCTATTTGGCTGCATCAGGTGCAGCAGTAGCGATCAATTACCATTCCGAAGCTGATGAAGCCCAAAAAATTGTTGATGATATCAAGGCTGCTAATAGAGAAGCATTCGCTATTCAAGCCAATGTCAGCAAAGAAGACGAAGTAAAGGCAATGTTCAGCCAGACGCTTAAACAATTTGGCACTATTGATATTTTAGTAAGTAATGCGGGCATTCAAAAAGACTCAGCATTTATAGATATGACCCTCGATCAATGGAATGCAGTGATTGGGATAAATCTAACGGGGCAATTCTTATGTGCTAGGGAAGCGGCAAAGGAATTCTTACGTCGAGGTGTGAAGCCTGACATTTCATCTGCCGCAGGTAAGATTATTTGTATAAGTTCTGTGCATGAGGTAATTCCTTGGGCAGGTCACGTTAATTATGCTACTAGCAAGGGCGGCATTAATATGATGATGAAAAGTATTGCCCAAGAACTTGCTCCTCACAAAATTCGTATTAATAGTATTGCTCCTGGTGCTATTAAAACTCCAATTAACAAATCAGCTTGGGATACTCCAGAAGCAGAAACAAAGTTACTAAAACTAATTCCAGCAAAACGTGTGGGAGATGTAGAAGATATCGCTAAAGCAGCAGTTTGGTTGGCTTCTGATGACTCTGATTATGTCAACGGCACAACACTGTTTGTAGATGGTGGTATGACTTTGTATCCAGGATTTACAGAGAATGGTTAAACCAATTCGCAATACTTCTCTACGAGAGGCTGCGCCCTAAGCGTAGCTATGCCGCAGGCTTTACGGCTGCGCTCAGTACAAGTTCGCTCTTTCGCCCATGACGCTCCTAAGTCGCTAACGCTGCGCTAACGCAATTACGATTATGGTAAAAATTCTTGCTCAAGGACAGGCTTTTGGCTCACGGGGTATCGATCCCCGATGGACTCATGCCAATAAAGATGGAGTCGGAACAGCTTACTCTATCTCTAGTAACATTTGGTTTACTATTTGGAATGGTGTTGTCACTGAAGTCTACCATCCCACAGTAGATAAACCCCAAGTTCGGGATTTACAGTATCTAATTTCTGATGGAAAAAGCTTTTTTCACGAAGAGAAACGCCATCTCGAATCAAAAGTTGAACCGATGTGGACTCATGGTTTAGGATACCGCATCACTAATTCCGATCCACAAGGGCGTTATGCTGTAATCAAAGAAGTAATTGCTGACCCGCATTTATCCTGTATTTTACAACGCACAAAGTTAACAGGAGATAGCGATTTTATTTCCCAACTCCAGCTATACGCTTTGTGTGCGCCACATCTGGAAGTTGGAGGTAGAGGTAATAATGGTTATGCTGTAGAAGTTGCTGGACATCGGATTCTCACAGCCGAGAAAGAAGGAACATGGTTAGCACTGGGTGCAACAATTCCCTTTACCCGTCTTTCTTGTGGCTACGTTGGTGAAAGTGATGGTTGGACAGATTTAGCTGATAATTTTCAGATGGATTGGGAGTTTGACAGTGCTGTAGATGGCAACCTTGCTCTGACTGGAGAACTAAATTTAGATAGCACTAAAGAGTTTACTTTAGGACTGGCGTTTGGCACAAATCTGCATAATGCCATTTCTACACTGTTTCAGTCACTGAATATTCCTTTTGAAAAGCAGAAGCAGCTATAT includes:
- a CDS encoding SMP-30/gluconolactonase/LRE family protein, which codes for MAEAIEIDDERLLAIVCPGASLQQLANGAVHSEGPVYFHEDDSVVWSDAHGNCLLRWSSTDGVSVLRSPSDYQSGNYRDLEGRLVACSSGLRAIIRREHDGEWKVLVGCYQGKRLNSPNDLVVKSDGTIWFTDPPYGITEPNQGYGGEQEQPGSYVYRFDPVTGEIYPVVTDMVRPNGLAFSPDESLLYVSDTAAFNIPGGPHHIRVYEVVDVGVARRRHRYLKNGRVFAVIDPGQPDGLRVDENGNVFTSSEDSVQIYAPDGTRLGKIFVPETSANLTFGGKESDRLFITAGHSLYVIDLNYELRTTLA
- a CDS encoding SDR family oxidoreductase, with protein sequence MSYFPYMLKGQKALVTGGSSGIGEAIARYLAASGAAVAINYHSEADEAQKIVDDIKAANREAFAIQANVSKEDEVKAMFSQTLKQFGTIDILVSNAGIQKDSAFIDMTLDQWNAVIGINLTGQFLCAREAAKEFLRRGVKPDISSAAGKIICISSVHEVIPWAGHVNYATSKGGINMMMKSIAQELAPHKIRINSIAPGAIKTPINKSAWDTPEAETKLLKLIPAKRVGDVEDIAKAAVWLASDDSDYVNGTTLFVDGGMTLYPGFTENG
- a CDS encoding SDR family NAD(P)-dependent oxidoreductase: MDLGIKGKIAVITGGDSGIGKATAKLLAHEGVKVTILDKTSENLELAAQELRKFGEIFTVQADLTKPEEVEFAKEQILKRFGTVDILVHAAGITGATGDFLELSDEEWYKTIEVDLMAVVRTCRAFIGAMRKSGWGRVVLISSEDALQPYPEEIPYSACKAAVLNLAKNLSKAYAKDGVLVNAVSPAYIATPMTDAMMEKRSKELGVSFDEAIDSFLDEDRPHIELKRRGKPEEVAAVIAFLCSEQSSFVVGSNYRVDGGSVATL
- a CDS encoding DoxX family protein — protein: MIYQFGLGVALAFFLAAFNFPQLSPQLLSSLSPVYADGFPGLVLLFLRVSLGWLFILHGYPKITHLQEWAESLKTPVFLCFLSAASMLGGGIFLIIGFLTLLATLPILCSMIFAIYLHISGSKPFIAQDPYLIPEEQYQGALGQGEPPSWEKAFMYCVMLIAIAVLGPGSYSLDALIFGR
- a CDS encoding GMC oxidoreductase; its protein translation is MTNITEHYDIIIIGTGAGGGTLAHRLAPTGKKILVLERGDFLPREKANWNPEEVYQKHRYHTNEQWYNKEGKAFNPQTGYWVGGNTKLYGAALIRFRERDFERVIHKGGISPEWPLKYQDLEPYYTQAEKLYDVHGQQGEDPTEPPRSEPYPYPPVSHEPDMQSLADGIRELGYYPFHLPLGLKLNESDRLNSPCIRCDTFDGYPCLVQAKADAEVNAIRPTHEKYTNVTLLTNAKVLRLHTSESGREVTKVETEIRGEQHWFTSNIVVVACGSVNSAALLLRSTNDKHSNGLANSSDQVGRNFMKQLETAIVSIHLEVNHANFQKTIAVNDFYWGEPDFPYPMGMVQNTGNVLADMIPAEAPPLMAPFVKLIPHFERHLLAERSVGWWLQTEDLPDPNNRIRVVGDKIHVDYTLNNTEASDRLIHRWTSVLKSIPHSAKSVLPFSLYPRTQLPEQAVAHQCGSCRFGTDPKTSVLDINCRTHDVDNLYVVDSSFFPSNSGANPTLTIMANALRVGAHLAERLK
- a CDS encoding VOC family protein, yielding MSCQTDIQVQRVRAIGLTVTNCDSSLDFYIQALFFELVSDITVEGQDYSDLEGVAGAKIRIVTLRLGDEFIELMEYLNIQGKPIPSDSQSNDLWFQHFAIVVSDMDRAYAHLRSFPIEPISIAPQTILPGNETSGGVRAFKFKDPDGHDLELIWFPPDKGQDKWHQKNHRLFLGIDHSAMSTTDYAYAISNTEQSLHFYRDLLGMQIDSRSLNWRATQSRLDHLPGAEVKITALRPVEDGVGIELLDYIVPGKGRPMPSDWKSCDIAHIQIELVVNNLEQLVDKLRRNGVQFVSSRIVQFSDRSFPYRQGCLVKDPDGHAILLIAE